AACGGCACCGATGCTACTACGCCCCGATAAAGCTGCGGAGCCTGATTGATCACAGCGCCCATCAGCAGACCACCTGCACTCCCGCCCATCGCAAACAATTTATCCGAACTGGTATATTTGTTCTTAATCAGGTACTCCGACACATCCACAAAGTCGTTGAAGGTATTTTTCTTTTTCAGCATCTTACCGTCTTCATACCACCGGCGCCCCATTTCCTGCCCACCCCGAATGTGTGCAATAGCGAAGATAAAACCCCGATCCAGCAGACTCAGCCGCGTCGAACTAAAGCTGGGATCAATTGAGTAGCCGTAAGAACCGTAGGCGTATTGTAATAACGGAGCCGAACCGTCTTTGGGTGTTCCCCTGCGATACACTAGCGATACGGGCACCTGCACACCATCGCGAGCGGTTGCGTACAGGCGTTCCGATACATAATTGGCCTTGTTGAAACCACCCAAAACCTCCTGCTGCTTTTTCAACGTTTTCTCCTTCGTATCCATGTTATAATCGAAGGTTGAGTTGGGCGTTGTCAGTGACGAATAGCTAAATCGGAGAATATTGGTGCTGAAATCAGGGTTATAGCCAATGCCAGCCACGTAAGCAGGCTCGCCAAAATAAAGGTACTGGTCGGTTTTAGTCTGCTGATTTATGACCCGGATGTTGGTCAAACCGGCCTTGCGCTCGCCCAACACCAGATGGTTAACAAACACATCCATTGTAGCCAGATACACATCGGGCCGATGCGGGATTACTTCTTTCCAGGCCGTACGATCAGTTGTTTTGCCATCTGGTACTTCCATCAGCCGGAAATTCTCGGCTTTCCAGTTCGTGCGGACATAGAATTTATCCTGGTAGTGTACAATGTCGTACTCATGGCCTTTCTCTCGCGGCAGAAACACCTTGAACGGACCCATTGGTTGACTAGCCTCTAATAGCCGATATTCGGTTGCAACGCCATTGTGATCGGAGCCGATGGCGATGTATTTCTTTGATTTTGAGCGACCCAAGCCCATATAAAACTGGTTATCGGCTTCTTCATATACCAGCACGTCAGTCTGGGGGCTTGTGCCCAGCACATGCCGATACACCTGATAACCTAGCAGCGTCTGCGGATCTTTTTTGATATAAAATAAGGTCTTGTTATCAGCAGCCCAGGCAAAGTTATCGGCTTCTACATCCGGTATCTTGTCTGCATAGGTTTTGCCAGTTTTCAGGTTTTTGATCCGCAGTGTATACAACCGACGGCTTACCACATCTTCGGCATAGATCGCCAGCTCCTCATTGTCCGACACTTCATATCCGCCTAAGTGGTAATAAGTATGCCCTTTTGCCAGCGCATTACCATCAAATAAAATCTCTTCCGGGGCATCGAGCGAACCTTTTTTACGGCAATAAATCGGGTACTCTCCGCCCGTGATGTATCGACTATAATAAAAATAGCTCCCCTCTTTATAAGGCACCGATTCATCCTGTTCTTTAATACGACCCTTCATCTCATCGAACAGCTTTTCCCGTAAACTTTTCACGGGCGCAAGCACTTGTTCGAGGTACGCATTTTCGGCGTTCAGGTAGTTGATAACCTCCGGGTTTTCGCGCTCGTTAAGGTAATAATAGTTATCAATTCGTTTGTGACCGTTGGTAATCAGTTCTTTAGGTTTACTAGTGGCTTTAGGAGCCGTAACGGGTTGTGCCTGCGTCATACTAAGGGATGTCAATAAACAGAAAAGCGCAAAATACGTCCGTTTCATAGGAAGAGAATAGCTCAAGCGTAAAGGCGCAAAAGGATATACAAAGAACGTAAAGAAATTAACAGCCGCTTTGCGTTCTTTGTGAAACGTTTGCGCTTATCCTCTTAACTAGATGCCTGAACTCGTTGTAGCTCACTATACCGAAGATCTGAGCTGGCTCCGAAATGTACCGAAAGACCTACCAATTACGGTCTACGATAAAAGTTCTGACCATGCCACTGGGCCTATGGCCGTTCCCCTACCCAATGTTGGGCGGGAAGCCCATACCTATCTGCATCACATCATAAGCCGATACGATTCGCTGGCCGAGTGGACTATTTTCTGCCAGGGCAAACCCTTCGACCATGCATATGATTTCAAGAAAACCCTACGGGCTTTTGCTGACGGCTCCTGGTTTTCTAACCCCGACGAACGGCATTCGAACCCGCATTTTTACTGGCTGGGCCACCTGATCGATACCGACGACGCCCAGGGCCATCGGTTATTCCGACCGTGGAGCAAAAACGACGACGGGCGGGGTCTGGACTTACGGGGGTTTCACCGATGCCTTTTTGGTACGGATGGACCTGAGCAATATACCTTTGTGCTGGGCGCCCAGTTTGCTGTTCATCGCAACCTTTTACAGCAAAAAACCGTATCCTTTTATGAGCAAGCCTTGAGGGTATCCATTGCCTTTCCCGATGCAGCCCACTGTTTTGAACGAAGCTGGGACCGTGTGTTTGGCATAGCAGGTATCGACCCGCACTGGCTGGCCAATCGACTGACGGTTCAGCTTAAACCCATGAAGTACCAGTCCGCTAGTTAACTTTCACACGAATTGATCGTTAGATAAAAAAAGTCAGTCTGAACAATTACAGGTAGGTAAATCTGATTTTTTTACAGATTCTCCGAACGCTTTGTCCATTTATTGCGTCTAATCTTTCGGCATCGAAAGCAACAAACCTTTTCGTATATTTAGCAAGTAATTCTGCCACCCATCCTCTCATGACCCGGACGTTTTACGTGCCTCGTTTTCGGCTCGTTTTGTTATGTATCGGCACCGCTGGTACACTGACTGCTTTTTACCCTGAAAAACTATCTCTTCAAAAAGCATTCGCCCGAATTACGAAAGAAGTAACTGCTCATAGCCGCGCCTACGAAACGCTTGCCCAGGCATCGGAACAGGTCGGGCATCGGCTCACAGGCAGTCCTAATGGTAGCCGTGCCGAAGCGTATGCATTCGATTTACTGTCGACATACGGCTTCAAAGAGATTCGGTATGAGCCATTTGAAGTTGAAGCCTGGGCACGCGACACGGTAACTTTATCAGTAGTACCTTCCAAAAGTGATAATTTCCGTGATGTGCCCGTAGTAGCGCTGGCCCATTCTCCCGTCGAAGCGCACGTAAAGGGCGAAATTATTGATGTAGGCAATGGTCTGGAGGGTGACTTTGCCGCCCTGAAAGGCAAACTAAAAGGCAAAATTGCGCTGGTCAATATTGGGTTATCCTCTCCAACCAAAGGTGCCCGAAATTTGCATCGTTCCGAAAAAACAGCACTGGCCATTCAGCACGGGGCCTCGGGGGTGATTATGGTCAATCTGGTACCCGGTAATGTACTGCTGACCGGAACCGCTTCCGTAACTGGCAAACTGATTCCAATTCCGTCGGTATGCATCTCGCTGGAAAGTGGCGAAGCCATACGTTCGTGGATGCAGGAGGAGCACAGCCCATTGCGGGCGATGATCGACATGACCAACACGAGCCGGAAAATTCGCGCCCGAAATGTAGTGGCAACCTTAAAAGGTTCGAAATATCCCGATGAAAAGATTATTGTGGGTGGGCACCTGGATTCATGGGATCTGGCGACGGGAGCCATCGACAATGGCATCGGCTCATTTGCCGTACTCGACATTGCCCGGACGTTTAAAGCGCTGAAACTGAAACCCAAGCGCACTATTGAATTTGTTCTATTTATGGGCGAAGAACAGGGGCTTCTAGGGTCGAAAGCAATGGTCGAAAACCTGAAAAAGGCAGGGCAACTGGATAAGGTTCGGTATATGATGAACCTCGACATGACCAATGATCCTACTGGCCTCAATGCGTTCGGGCGAGCCGATATGGTGCCATTCTTTAACAATGTTGGTGAAAACATCAAGTCGGTAGAGTCTGCCTTCTCAAATGATATGCAGAATCAGGCCGGTCTTCATTCCGACCACCAGCCCTTTATGCTCGAAGGGGTTCCGGTAGTGGGCCTGAACGGGCATCTGTCTAAATCCGTACTCGACTGCTATCACGCCAACTGTGACCGCATGAATCTGGTAAATGCCGATCAGTTAAAAAATACGGTTCGCTACTCAACTATGCTCCTGTATGCCCTTGCCGACGCAGATGATATTCCGACCCGTCGGCAAACGGATACCCAAACCCGCGATTACCTCGTGGCACAGGGGCTGCGAACACCTTTACAGATCGCCAACGAATGGCGCTGGAAAGAATAAAATCTTATCAAAGAATTTGATTCAAGCCCGGATTAGGAGACTAGGTTTTTGTTTCTTTGTAATTCTATAGCATCCTAACCCAAGCTATGGCCAAAAATACATTCCGGGAATCACCGCGCGTTACGCAACAGCAAAAAAAGCAACGACGCAAACTCAAGCTGGCAACCTGGCTGAACGACTTTATTGGTCTGGATCGGCTTTTTGGCGAAGACAATGCCTGGCCCATCCATCATATCGACCGGATTTTGTGGGTCACTTTCCTGCTCATTCTCTACATTGGCCTCAACCACAATGCTGAACGGCTCGTCCGACGAATTCAACGCACACAGATCCAGGTCGATGAACTCCGTTCGCAGTATACCGTTCTACAGGCTGATCTGGATAAGAGTGGAAAGCAGTCAGAAATCAGCAAGCGCGTAGCGTCACTCAGCCTTTCGGATAGCCAAACACCACCCCATAAAATCGTCGTCAAGTCAAATGAACATTAAGCAGGACATCATTCAACGGGCCAATAACGTTTATTACTTTGTTATTGTCCTGGCCGTTGGCGTTGTCTTTCGGCTGATTTACGTACAATATTTCCAGACGTTCAAAGGGCAGTTCTGGCGCGAGCGTGTCGATGCCACCCTGATCCAGCGCGACACCATTCGGGCTATGCGGGGAAATATTTTTGCCAACGACGGCCGACTGCTGGCGACTTCTTTACCAACGTATGTAGTAGGTCTCGACCCAACCATGGCGAAGCCCGATTATTTCAAAAAGAAAATAGACTCGCTGGGACTGCTGCTCTCTCAGATATACCGCGACCGCTCCCCGCAGGAATATGCTGACCTTGTTCGGGATGCCCGCGCCCATAAACGTCGGTATGTGTTGCTGAACCGCCGACGGGTTACCTTTCAGGAGCGGCAAAAAATGCTGAAATGGCCTTTTTTCCGATCAACGCCAAAAGTAGCTGCACGGGGTGGGGTATTGCGTCCTTTCTATGAACGCTATCACCCCTTTGGGCAAATGGCCGAACGAACCATCGGCAATCTGGATGCCAAAACAGGACGGGGTCTGATCGGCCTGGAAGCATCGTTTCAACCCGCACTGGCCGGAAAAAATGCAGTGGGCCTGGTTGAAGTGCTGGCGGGTGGCATCCGAAAACCCGTCAACGATGGACCCGATATGCAACCCGAATCGGGCATGGATCTGTACACCACCATCGATGTCAATTTCCAGGACATGGCCGAATCCGCTCTGCGTGACGCCTTGATCAAATACAATGCGGCAAAAGGTTGCGTGATTGTGATGGAAGTAGCCACCGGCGAAATCCGGGCAATGGCCAATCTGACCAAACAGGGCCGTGGCGACGGACCGGATCAGTATGTCGAAAACTTCAACCATGCTTTGGCTGGTCGTACTGACCCCGGCTCAACGTTCAAGTTAGCGACAATGATGGCTCTGATGGAAGAGAAAGCAATTTCGCTCAACCAACTGGTAGCAACCGGTGGTGGGTCAGCACGTTATAATGGCCTGGGCATTCATGATGCCAGCCGGGTAGGTCATGGAACGATTACCGCCCGCCAGGTTTTCGAAAAATCATCGAATGTAGGCACACACCTACTCATGCGTAGTTATTTCTACAGCCGCCCCGATCTGTACTGCCAATACCTCCGCCGATTCCACCTGACCCAACCAACAGGCATTCATATGAAAGGGGAAGCCATTCCGGTAGTTCGTAACCCGGATATGAAGGGCTGGAGCAAAGTGTCGCTGACTTCTATGTCGTATGGATAC
This window of the Spirosoma aerolatum genome carries:
- a CDS encoding S9 family peptidase, translated to MKRTYFALFCLLTSLSMTQAQPVTAPKATSKPKELITNGHKRIDNYYYLNERENPEVINYLNAENAYLEQVLAPVKSLREKLFDEMKGRIKEQDESVPYKEGSYFYYSRYITGGEYPIYCRKKGSLDAPEEILFDGNALAKGHTYYHLGGYEVSDNEELAIYAEDVVSRRLYTLRIKNLKTGKTYADKIPDVEADNFAWAADNKTLFYIKKDPQTLLGYQVYRHVLGTSPQTDVLVYEEADNQFYMGLGRSKSKKYIAIGSDHNGVATEYRLLEASQPMGPFKVFLPREKGHEYDIVHYQDKFYVRTNWKAENFRLMEVPDGKTTDRTAWKEVIPHRPDVYLATMDVFVNHLVLGERKAGLTNIRVINQQTKTDQYLYFGEPAYVAGIGYNPDFSTNILRFSYSSLTTPNSTFDYNMDTKEKTLKKQQEVLGGFNKANYVSERLYATARDGVQVPVSLVYRRGTPKDGSAPLLQYAYGSYGYSIDPSFSSTRLSLLDRGFIFAIAHIRGGQEMGRRWYEDGKMLKKKNTFNDFVDVSEYLIKNKYTSSDKLFAMGGSAGGLLMGAVINQAPQLYRGVVASVPFVDVVTTMLDESIPLTTGEFEEWGNPKNKPYYDYMLSYSPYDNVEKKAYPNLLVTTGLHDSQVQYWEPAKWVAKLRALKTDTNQLLLHTNMDAGHGGSSGRFQVLKEIALEYAFMLNLVGIQQ
- a CDS encoding DUF3431 domain-containing protein, with amino-acid sequence MPELVVAHYTEDLSWLRNVPKDLPITVYDKSSDHATGPMAVPLPNVGREAHTYLHHIISRYDSLAEWTIFCQGKPFDHAYDFKKTLRAFADGSWFSNPDERHSNPHFYWLGHLIDTDDAQGHRLFRPWSKNDDGRGLDLRGFHRCLFGTDGPEQYTFVLGAQFAVHRNLLQQKTVSFYEQALRVSIAFPDAAHCFERSWDRVFGIAGIDPHWLANRLTVQLKPMKYQSAS
- a CDS encoding M20/M25/M40 family metallo-hydrolase, whose protein sequence is MTRTFYVPRFRLVLLCIGTAGTLTAFYPEKLSLQKAFARITKEVTAHSRAYETLAQASEQVGHRLTGSPNGSRAEAYAFDLLSTYGFKEIRYEPFEVEAWARDTVTLSVVPSKSDNFRDVPVVALAHSPVEAHVKGEIIDVGNGLEGDFAALKGKLKGKIALVNIGLSSPTKGARNLHRSEKTALAIQHGASGVIMVNLVPGNVLLTGTASVTGKLIPIPSVCISLESGEAIRSWMQEEHSPLRAMIDMTNTSRKIRARNVVATLKGSKYPDEKIIVGGHLDSWDLATGAIDNGIGSFAVLDIARTFKALKLKPKRTIEFVLFMGEEQGLLGSKAMVENLKKAGQLDKVRYMMNLDMTNDPTGLNAFGRADMVPFFNNVGENIKSVESAFSNDMQNQAGLHSDHQPFMLEGVPVVGLNGHLSKSVLDCYHANCDRMNLVNADQLKNTVRYSTMLLYALADADDIPTRRQTDTQTRDYLVAQGLRTPLQIANEWRWKE
- a CDS encoding FtsL-like putative cell division protein, translating into MAKNTFRESPRVTQQQKKQRRKLKLATWLNDFIGLDRLFGEDNAWPIHHIDRILWVTFLLILYIGLNHNAERLVRRIQRTQIQVDELRSQYTVLQADLDKSGKQSEISKRVASLSLSDSQTPPHKIVVKSNEH
- a CDS encoding penicillin-binding protein, with the translated sequence MNIKQDIIQRANNVYYFVIVLAVGVVFRLIYVQYFQTFKGQFWRERVDATLIQRDTIRAMRGNIFANDGRLLATSLPTYVVGLDPTMAKPDYFKKKIDSLGLLLSQIYRDRSPQEYADLVRDARAHKRRYVLLNRRRVTFQERQKMLKWPFFRSTPKVAARGGVLRPFYERYHPFGQMAERTIGNLDAKTGRGLIGLEASFQPALAGKNAVGLVEVLAGGIRKPVNDGPDMQPESGMDLYTTIDVNFQDMAESALRDALIKYNAAKGCVIVMEVATGEIRAMANLTKQGRGDGPDQYVENFNHALAGRTDPGSTFKLATMMALMEEKAISLNQLVATGGGSARYNGLGIHDASRVGHGTITARQVFEKSSNVGTHLLMRSYFYSRPDLYCQYLRRFHLTQPTGIHMKGEAIPVVRNPDMKGWSKVSLTSMSYGYEMQITPLQMLAFYNAVANNGYWVRPVIVKQIRLAGEIIEDNKPYVLPEPICSKETARKAQDLLRGVVTNGTAKHINNPYYAIAGKTGTAQKIINGQYQVGKYYTSFIGYFPADKPKYSMITMVDTPQGDNIDLLYAGAVSAPVFKAVADRIVAYDIRMHAPIRTGSSKPLSTTGLLAGYAGDLHTISSTLDIANEPSTEGWVEAAGNGRWKSRPTRPGQVPDVRGLTLRDALFLLENRGLRVSVEGRGKVREQSISPGMAIEQVGSKSIMLRLS